The Bombus vancouverensis nearcticus chromosome 9, iyBomVanc1_principal, whole genome shotgun sequence genome includes a window with the following:
- the NKAIN gene encoding sodium/potassium-transporting ATPase subunit beta-1-interacting protein isoform X4 has translation MGICNRRHFLLTICTLQLITTVERQVFDFLGFMWAPILVNFFNIIFVILGFFGAFQYRPKYIISYCIWNTLWLGWNIFMICFYLDVGVLDKNSDILNLGTGSFSWWHVNGPGCKAIYDVTEPELFRPARPTNVTDCVLDYEVVEILHASTQCILGFIAIVGGICLSKVFLEEDDSFDFVGGDDFGLAGHTPLHPMYVSYSALPSPAHPHKNSAQNYPAGTASSHQSVCHDTSFPKHNDKTFNSSGRSKCSFRNDTIRTERSNLSSRDLKYVDYSNDYSNPLDHLQRPVSPYDEYDSLDSAAKLKYQKNKLYHPHSSKYSPVASPRVKCRPVAAKQNKAPNKPRVFTDHVREQSMRSFYSDPRLAIENQQNVTDQEKQNRSKRDSRPLSLYATQAKRKKKQPRPLYSIEYSQPEPTVHDDSVSPKPMTPRRVKRRSVISRDGTRRSSRRSSIRQSRRKNPVNRIMDHQESLYANTTPSNLTNQNVNSLSQGTLNYDRISMSWDRDRNSNWQPEAVNMAVSSPTLWNQDSSNNYSNTSNYTNQSYPNWDASNSTRNLTDNWQPNELSPMQWQGQSNPTFQQTSTQSLNGEDLDEIYNNRPASARSSYSNYHGVRATPQVPNRTDIVRQSQRQFVLSGPPAYQDTVI, from the exons ATGGGAATTTGTAATCGAAGGCACTTCCTGCTGACAATATGCACCTTGCAACTC ATCACTACGGTAGAGCGCCAGGTCTTCGACTTCCTGGGCTTTATGTGGGCCCCGATACTGGTCAATTTTTTCAACATTATATTTGTAATCTTAGGGTTTTTCGGAGCTTTTCAATATAGACCTAAATATATCATATCA TATTGTATATGGAATACACTATGGTTAGGGTGGAATATATTCATGATATGTTTCTACCTCGATGTTGGTGTACTTGACAAA AATAGTGATATTTTAAATCTTGGTACTGGTAGTTTTTCCTGGTGGCATGTCAATGGACCAGGTTGTAAAGCTATTTATGATGTTACTGAACCAGAATTATTCAGACCTGCCCGACCTACAAACGTGACAGATTGTGTGCTAGATTATGAAGTAGTTGAAATTTTACATGCATCTACTCAATGTATCTTAGGT TTTATTGCAATAGTAGGTGGTATTTGTCTAAGTAAGGTTTTCCTGGAGGAAGATGATAGCT TTGACTTTGTGGGAGGTGATGACTTTGGGTTGGCAGGCCACACGCCGTTACATCCTATGTACGTTAGCTACTCGGCTCTTCCATCACCTGCCCACCCTCACAAAAATTCCGCTCAAAATTACCCCGCAGGCACAGCTAGCTCTCATCAATCAGTTTGTCACGATACCAGCTTCCCAAAACATAACGATAAAACATTTAACAGCTCCGGACGAAGTAAATGTAGCTTCAGAAATGACACGATCAGAACTGAACGAAGCAATCTATCCAGTCGCGACTTAAAGTATGTTGATTACTCTAACGACTATTCGAATCCGTTGGATCATTTACAGAGGCCTGTATCCCCATACGACGAATACGATTCATTGGACAGTGCCGCTAAATTGAAGTATCAAAAGAACAAATTGTACCATCCGCACTCGTCCAAATATAGTCCCGTTGCATCTCCGCGTGTCAAATGTCGACCTGTTGCAGCAAAGCAAAATAAAGCCCCCAACAAGCCTAGAGTCTTTACCGACCACGTTCGCGAACAGTCAATGCGGTCGTTTTACTCAGATCCAAGATTGGCAATTGAGAATCAACAGAACGTGACTGACCAAGAGAAACAGAATAGGTCTAAAAGAGATAGTAGACCTCTGTCGTTGTATGCca CCCAAGCTAAGCGGAAGAAAAAGCAACCGCGGCCTCTGTACAGCATCGAGTACTCTCAGCCAGAGCCCACGGTTCACGACGACAGCGTGTCTCCAAAGCCAATGACTCCACGCAGAGTGAAAAGAAGATCTGTGATCTCTCGTGACGGGACAAGAAGATCCAGCAGAAGGAGTTCTATAAGGCAGTCACGCAGAAAGAATCCCGTGAACAGAATCATGGATCATCAGGAAAGTCTATACGCTAATACAACGCCCAGCAATCTTACCAATCAAAATGTGAATTCATTGTCTCAAGGCACGCTCAACTATGATAGAATCTCGATGAGTTGGGACAGAGATAGGAACTCCAACTGGCAGCCGGAAGCTGTGAATATGGCTGTGTCTTCTCCTACCTTATGGAACCAAGATTCTTCTAACAATTATTCTAACACTAGCAATTATACGAATCAGAGTTACCCTAATTGGGATGCTAGCAACTCTACCAGAAATCTTACTGATAATTGGCAACCAAACGAATTGAGTCCAATGCAGTGGCAAGGTCAGAGTAATCCAACTTTTCAACAAACTAGTACGCAAAGCTTAAACGGGGAAGATTTGGATGAGATCTATAATAATCGACCAGCTAGTGCTAGGTCAAGTTATAGCAATTATCATGGAGTGAGAGCTACACCTCAGGTTCCCAACAGAACAGATATTGTTAGGCAGAGCCAGAGGCAATTTGTTCTCAGTGGACCTCCTGCTTATCAGGATACGGTAATCTGA
- the NKAIN gene encoding sodium/potassium-transporting ATPase subunit beta-1-interacting protein isoform X1: MGICNRRHFLLTICTLQLITTVERQVFDFLGFMWAPILVNFFNIIFVILGFFGAFQYRPKYIISYCIWNTLWLGWNIFMICFYLDVGVLDKNSDILNLGTGSFSWWHVNGPGCKAIYDVTEPELFRPARPTNVTDCVLDYEVVEILHASTQCILGFIAIVGGICLSKVFLEEDDSSQAKRKKKQPRPLYSIEYSQPEPTVHDDSVSPKPMTPRRVKRRSVISRDGTRRSSRRSSIRQSRRKNPVNRIMDHQESLYANTTPSNLTNQNVNSLSQGTLNYDRISMSWDRDRNSNWQPEAVNMAVSSPTLWNQDSSNNYSNTSNYTNQSYPNWDASNSTRNLTDNWQPNELSPMQWQGQSNPTFQQTSTQSLNGEDLDEIYNNRPASARSSYSNYHGVRATPQVPNRTDIVRQSQRQFVLSGPPAYQDTVI; this comes from the exons ATGGGAATTTGTAATCGAAGGCACTTCCTGCTGACAATATGCACCTTGCAACTC ATCACTACGGTAGAGCGCCAGGTCTTCGACTTCCTGGGCTTTATGTGGGCCCCGATACTGGTCAATTTTTTCAACATTATATTTGTAATCTTAGGGTTTTTCGGAGCTTTTCAATATAGACCTAAATATATCATATCA TATTGTATATGGAATACACTATGGTTAGGGTGGAATATATTCATGATATGTTTCTACCTCGATGTTGGTGTACTTGACAAA AATAGTGATATTTTAAATCTTGGTACTGGTAGTTTTTCCTGGTGGCATGTCAATGGACCAGGTTGTAAAGCTATTTATGATGTTACTGAACCAGAATTATTCAGACCTGCCCGACCTACAAACGTGACAGATTGTGTGCTAGATTATGAAGTAGTTGAAATTTTACATGCATCTACTCAATGTATCTTAGGT TTTATTGCAATAGTAGGTGGTATTTGTCTAAGTAAGGTTTTCCTGGAGGAAGATGATAGCT CCCAAGCTAAGCGGAAGAAAAAGCAACCGCGGCCTCTGTACAGCATCGAGTACTCTCAGCCAGAGCCCACGGTTCACGACGACAGCGTGTCTCCAAAGCCAATGACTCCACGCAGAGTGAAAAGAAGATCTGTGATCTCTCGTGACGGGACAAGAAGATCCAGCAGAAGGAGTTCTATAAGGCAGTCACGCAGAAAGAATCCCGTGAACAGAATCATGGATCATCAGGAAAGTCTATACGCTAATACAACGCCCAGCAATCTTACCAATCAAAATGTGAATTCATTGTCTCAAGGCACGCTCAACTATGATAGAATCTCGATGAGTTGGGACAGAGATAGGAACTCCAACTGGCAGCCGGAAGCTGTGAATATGGCTGTGTCTTCTCCTACCTTATGGAACCAAGATTCTTCTAACAATTATTCTAACACTAGCAATTATACGAATCAGAGTTACCCTAATTGGGATGCTAGCAACTCTACCAGAAATCTTACTGATAATTGGCAACCAAACGAATTGAGTCCAATGCAGTGGCAAGGTCAGAGTAATCCAACTTTTCAACAAACTAGTACGCAAAGCTTAAACGGGGAAGATTTGGATGAGATCTATAATAATCGACCAGCTAGTGCTAGGTCAAGTTATAGCAATTATCATGGAGTGAGAGCTACACCTCAGGTTCCCAACAGAACAGATATTGTTAGGCAGAGCCAGAGGCAATTTGTTCTCAGTGGACCTCCTGCTTATCAGGATACGGTAATCTGA
- the NKAIN gene encoding sodium/potassium-transporting ATPase subunit beta-1-interacting protein isoform X2 codes for MGICNRRHFLLTICTLQLITTVERQVFDFLGFMWAPILVNFFNIIFVILGFFGAFQYRPKYIISYCIWNTLWLGWNIFMICFYLDVGVLDKNSDILNLGTGSFSWWHVNGPGCKAIYDVTEPELFRPARPTNVTDCVLDYEVVEILHASTQCILGFIAIVGGICLSKVFLEEDDSFDFVGGDDFGLAGHTPLHPIPS; via the exons ATGGGAATTTGTAATCGAAGGCACTTCCTGCTGACAATATGCACCTTGCAACTC ATCACTACGGTAGAGCGCCAGGTCTTCGACTTCCTGGGCTTTATGTGGGCCCCGATACTGGTCAATTTTTTCAACATTATATTTGTAATCTTAGGGTTTTTCGGAGCTTTTCAATATAGACCTAAATATATCATATCA TATTGTATATGGAATACACTATGGTTAGGGTGGAATATATTCATGATATGTTTCTACCTCGATGTTGGTGTACTTGACAAA AATAGTGATATTTTAAATCTTGGTACTGGTAGTTTTTCCTGGTGGCATGTCAATGGACCAGGTTGTAAAGCTATTTATGATGTTACTGAACCAGAATTATTCAGACCTGCCCGACCTACAAACGTGACAGATTGTGTGCTAGATTATGAAGTAGTTGAAATTTTACATGCATCTACTCAATGTATCTTAGGT TTTATTGCAATAGTAGGTGGTATTTGTCTAAGTAAGGTTTTCCTGGAGGAAGATGATAGCT TTGACTTTGTGGGAGGTGATGACTTTGGGTTGGCAGGCCACACGCCGTTACATCCTAT CCCAAGCTAA
- the NKAIN gene encoding sodium/potassium-transporting ATPase subunit beta-1-interacting protein isoform X3 produces MGICNRRHFLLTICTLQLITTVERQVFDFLGFMWAPILVNFFNIIFVILGFFGAFQYRPKYIISYCIWNTLWLGWNIFMICFYLDVGVLDKNSDILNLGTGSFSWWHVNGPGCKAIYDVTEPELFRPARPTNVTDCVLDYEVVEILHASTQCILGFIAIVGGICLSKVFLEEDDSFDFIGGFDPPLCPS; encoded by the exons ATGGGAATTTGTAATCGAAGGCACTTCCTGCTGACAATATGCACCTTGCAACTC ATCACTACGGTAGAGCGCCAGGTCTTCGACTTCCTGGGCTTTATGTGGGCCCCGATACTGGTCAATTTTTTCAACATTATATTTGTAATCTTAGGGTTTTTCGGAGCTTTTCAATATAGACCTAAATATATCATATCA TATTGTATATGGAATACACTATGGTTAGGGTGGAATATATTCATGATATGTTTCTACCTCGATGTTGGTGTACTTGACAAA AATAGTGATATTTTAAATCTTGGTACTGGTAGTTTTTCCTGGTGGCATGTCAATGGACCAGGTTGTAAAGCTATTTATGATGTTACTGAACCAGAATTATTCAGACCTGCCCGACCTACAAACGTGACAGATTGTGTGCTAGATTATGAAGTAGTTGAAATTTTACATGCATCTACTCAATGTATCTTAGGT TTTATTGCAATAGTAGGTGGTATTTGTCTAAGTAAGGTTTTCCTGGAGGAAGATGATAGCT TTGATTTCATTGGTGGATTTGATCCTCCACTTTG CCCAAGCTAA